In Aureibaculum algae, the following are encoded in one genomic region:
- the rlmH gene encoding 23S rRNA (pseudouridine(1915)-N(3))-methyltransferase RlmH: MKIKLLAIGKTDDKNLIALITMYQKRLKHYINFDLEIIPDIKKAKNLTENQQKEKEGELILQQLSPTDVLVLLDEKGQEFRSIQFSKFLQKKMNSGIKQLVLVIGGPYGFSDAVYQKAQGKIALSKMTFSHQMIRLFVVEQLYRAFTILKNEPYHHE, encoded by the coding sequence ATGAAAATAAAATTACTCGCCATAGGTAAAACGGATGATAAAAATTTAATAGCCTTAATTACGATGTATCAAAAGCGATTAAAGCATTATATTAATTTTGATTTAGAAATTATTCCTGATATTAAAAAGGCGAAAAATTTAACGGAAAATCAACAAAAAGAAAAGGAAGGAGAGCTAATTTTACAACAGTTATCTCCAACGGATGTATTGGTTTTATTAGATGAAAAAGGACAGGAGTTTAGATCGATACAGTTCTCAAAATTTTTACAAAAGAAAATGAATTCTGGTATCAAACAATTGGTATTGGTCATTGGTGGGCCTTACGGATTTTCAGATGCAGTCTATCAAAAAGCACAAGGAAAAATAGCCTTGTCAAAAATGACCTTTTCGCATCAAATGATTCGATTATTTGTAGTAGAACAATTGTATAGAGCGTTTACCATATTAAAGAATGAACCTTATCATCATGAATAA
- the nadC gene encoding carboxylating nicotinate-nucleotide diphosphorylase: MITEQQFNTELDLIIKNAIREDVGDGDHSSLACIPFSAKGKAKLLVKDEGVIAGVEFAKMVFNHVDSNLKVETLIEDGSHVKYGDIVFYVEGSSQSILKAERLVLNAMQRMSAIATKTKSFADLLEGTKTKILDTRKTTPGIRALEKWAVKIGGGENHRFALYDMIMLKDNHIDFAGGITKAINKTIQYLNDTNRDLKIIVEARNLQEIEEILQSDAVYRILIDNFNYDDTRKAVALIGDKCLTESSGGINENTLRNYADCGVDYISSGALTHSVYNMDLSLKAI; this comes from the coding sequence ATGATAACCGAACAACAATTTAATACAGAATTAGACCTTATTATAAAAAATGCCATTAGAGAAGATGTTGGCGATGGCGACCATAGCTCATTAGCTTGTATTCCATTCAGTGCTAAAGGAAAGGCAAAATTACTAGTAAAAGATGAAGGTGTTATTGCTGGTGTCGAATTTGCTAAAATGGTTTTTAACCATGTAGATTCAAATTTAAAAGTAGAAACGTTAATTGAAGATGGCAGTCATGTAAAGTATGGTGATATCGTATTTTATGTAGAAGGCAGTTCGCAATCCATATTAAAAGCGGAACGCTTAGTTCTAAATGCAATGCAACGTATGAGTGCTATTGCAACAAAAACAAAATCATTTGCAGATTTATTGGAAGGTACAAAAACTAAGATTTTAGATACTAGAAAAACGACACCAGGTATTAGAGCTCTTGAAAAATGGGCTGTTAAAATAGGTGGTGGTGAAAATCATAGATTTGCCTTATATGATATGATTATGCTTAAAGACAATCATATTGATTTTGCTGGTGGAATTACCAAAGCTATCAATAAAACCATACAGTATTTAAATGATACTAACCGTGACTTAAAAATCATTGTAGAAGCTAGAAATCTCCAAGAAATTGAAGAGATACTACAATCCGATGCTGTGTATCGTATTTTAATTGATAATTTTAATTACGATGATACACGTAAAGCAGTTGCCTTAATTGGCGATAAATGCTTAACCGAATCTTCTGGTGGTATTAATGAAAACACCTTACGTAATTATGCAGACTGCGGCGTAGATTATATTTCTTCTGGTGCACTTACCCACTCCGTTTATAATATGGATTTAAGCTTGAAGGCTATATAA
- a CDS encoding DUF4139 domain-containing protein produces MRHIFITLFMLASLTTFSQTLVSSKINTVKVFKKNAEIQRETSANLHSGNQEIVLTNISPYINPNSLQVQLTNGNDVTLLSAKYQRNYLIEKKDNPEIEQLKITLETKRDELLWINDQRAIYKGMEEILGANKDLGGGNASFTPTQVINLVNSYKEKQLEIKKELIKLTKQELVINKEYTQTQNQLNELNSASSSSPTGNIVLQLTSKKATNTKIKFTYIVSNAGWTPLYDLRSNGIENNVQLKYKANVFQSTNIDWKDADLTISTGNPVQNNDRPILSPLYASVYVPAPPIMYDESDNLEEIVASPIEGQMNMLSKSSSKRIEEKFDDGYNYNTQVDENQLSTEFKIQNKQTIKSDGKEQILPLESYELDTEYVYHTVPKKDKGVYLLAKISNWGKYNLVSGAANLFFEGAYVGKSYINTNVTSEELFLSLGRDNNINVSRESLQEYTSSKFVGSNKKETFGYEITVKNKKNIKIDIEILDQIPVSRNKSIEVELLEKSNAEFDAEIGKLLWKLTLNPGASKTVKLNYSVKYPKKETVTGIK; encoded by the coding sequence ATGAGACATATTTTTATCACACTATTTATGCTAGCGAGTTTAACTACCTTTTCGCAAACGCTAGTTAGTTCAAAAATTAATACAGTAAAAGTATTTAAGAAAAATGCTGAAATTCAAAGAGAAACCTCAGCCAATTTACATTCAGGAAATCAAGAAATTGTTTTAACCAATATTTCTCCCTACATAAACCCGAATAGCTTACAAGTTCAATTAACTAATGGAAATGATGTAACCTTACTCTCAGCCAAATACCAACGAAATTATTTGATTGAGAAAAAAGATAATCCAGAAATTGAACAACTTAAAATAACGCTAGAAACGAAAAGAGATGAACTTTTATGGATTAACGACCAAAGAGCCATTTATAAGGGAATGGAAGAAATTTTGGGTGCCAATAAAGATTTAGGTGGAGGCAATGCATCGTTTACACCAACGCAAGTAATAAACCTTGTGAATTCATATAAAGAGAAACAATTAGAAATAAAAAAAGAATTAATTAAATTAACGAAACAAGAGTTAGTTATAAACAAAGAATATACACAAACACAAAACCAGTTAAATGAACTAAATAGTGCAAGTAGCAGCAGCCCTACTGGTAATATTGTACTACAACTTACTTCTAAAAAAGCGACCAACACAAAAATAAAATTTACTTATATCGTAAGTAATGCAGGTTGGACTCCCTTATACGATTTACGTTCAAACGGAATTGAAAACAATGTCCAATTAAAATACAAAGCCAATGTATTTCAAAGCACAAACATTGACTGGAAAGATGCTGATCTTACCATATCTACTGGAAACCCAGTACAAAACAACGATAGACCAATATTAAGTCCCTTGTACGCAAGTGTTTATGTACCTGCACCACCAATCATGTATGATGAAAGTGATAATCTAGAAGAAATAGTTGCTTCACCAATAGAGGGGCAAATGAATATGTTGTCAAAGTCAAGTTCAAAAAGAATAGAAGAAAAATTTGATGACGGCTACAATTACAACACGCAAGTGGATGAAAATCAATTAAGTACAGAATTTAAAATTCAAAACAAACAAACTATTAAAAGTGATGGTAAAGAACAAATTTTACCTCTAGAATCTTATGAACTAGACACGGAGTATGTTTATCATACCGTTCCTAAAAAAGATAAAGGAGTTTATTTACTAGCCAAAATTAGTAATTGGGGAAAATACAATCTTGTTTCTGGTGCGGCAAATCTATTTTTTGAAGGTGCCTATGTAGGTAAATCTTACATAAATACTAATGTTACTTCAGAAGAATTATTTCTCTCATTAGGAAGAGATAACAATATTAATGTAAGCAGAGAGTCTTTACAAGAATACACTTCTTCTAAATTTGTTGGTAGTAATAAAAAAGAAACTTTTGGCTATGAAATTACTGTGAAAAACAAAAAGAACATCAAAATAGATATCGAAATTCTAGATCAAATCCCCGTATCTAGAAATAAAAGTATTGAAGTTGAACTTTTAGAAAAAAGCAATGCTGAATTTGACGCTGAAATTGGAAAATTGTTATGGAAGCTAACCTTAAATCCCGGAGCGTCAAAAACGGTTAAGCTAAATTATTCCGTAAAATATCCTAAGAAAGAAACTGTAACCGGTATTAAATAA
- a CDS encoding protein-L-isoaspartate(D-aspartate) O-methyltransferase, with protein sequence MRIFIYFGKIMRQDNPKHKGLRNQLVKTVKSKGIKDKNVLDAISKIPRHLFMDSGFIDFAYQDKAFPIAADQTISQPYTVAFQTELLQIEPKDKVLEIGTGSGYQTAVLVDLKAEVYSIERQKELFEKTKKFLPKVGYVAKKLKYGDGYKGWPEFAPFDKIIVTAGAPFVPKPLLSQLKIGGRLVIPVGDDVQVMTLFIRNSEKEFEKHEFGDFRFVPMLKESAK encoded by the coding sequence ATGAGAATATTTATTTACTTTGGTAAAATTATGAGGCAAGACAACCCCAAACACAAAGGACTTCGTAACCAGTTAGTTAAAACGGTTAAAAGTAAAGGCATAAAAGATAAAAATGTGCTTGACGCGATATCAAAAATCCCGAGACATTTATTTATGGATTCTGGATTTATTGATTTTGCTTATCAAGATAAAGCATTTCCTATAGCAGCTGATCAAACCATTTCACAACCTTATACTGTTGCATTTCAAACGGAACTGTTGCAAATAGAGCCAAAAGACAAAGTGTTAGAGATAGGTACAGGTTCTGGTTATCAAACTGCCGTTTTGGTAGATTTAAAAGCTGAAGTATACAGTATCGAACGTCAAAAAGAACTGTTTGAAAAAACTAAGAAGTTCTTACCTAAAGTTGGTTATGTTGCTAAAAAGCTGAAATATGGTGATGGGTATAAAGGTTGGCCTGAATTTGCTCCTTTTGATAAGATTATCGTTACCGCCGGTGCTCCTTTTGTGCCGAAACCACTATTAAGTCAATTAAAAATAGGAGGTAGGTTAGTTATTCCAGTTGGTGATGATGTACAAGTTATGACGCTCTTTATTCGGAATAGCGAAAAGGAATTTGAGAAACACGAGTTTGGAGATTTTAGGTTTGTACCTATGTTGAAGGAGAGTGCAAAATAA